The DNA window AGAATTTTTTGTAGTAGGCAAATTTCTGTGACATGGTTTTCCTTGTCTCCGGAAGACCTTCGTTATGTAGTTTTTTGAACCAGGTAAGTACTGTTTCACTGAATTGATTATATCCCTGTGCATAGGTGATAGCGTCTGTGAGTTTGCAAGTGGTGGCGTCGTCCTGCTGCCAGTAGGCTGCTATGGCCTGACATATGCCGGGAGTGAGGGTGGCGTCGTAGCATTTTACCAGGCAACGGGCGCTGAGGGCTGCTCTGTCGGGATAATTCATCAGCAGAAAAAACAGGAAGTGTTTCAGGGATGTTACATCGGATCCGTTCAAATGTAGGGCGGCCAGGTCCGGGCGATGGGATAGCGCCTGCTGAAAAGTTGCGTCGTCGTATTTATTCATAGCATGTCTTTCCAGGAGCAGCGCGAGATCGTTGATAGCGGTGATATGGCTGTCAGACGGGGCTTGGCAGTCTGCTGTTAACTTTTCCAGTAATGTTTGCATGTGAAATAATTAATTACGGTTTCGTTCTTTATCTTCGTAAAGAAAGTGCATTTTCGTTATAAAAAGAACGAAATCGTTTTATTTTTAACCGGAACCGTTTAATTGTATGAGCCAGTTACTGGAACTTATTGCTGAATGGGAGGCTTATTCGGAGCATGTCGGAAAACCGGCAGTAGCTGATTTTTGTGAGCATTACCTGCGCCGCCATGCTAAGAAGAAAAAAGAAAAGACCGCCATCCCCGCACACGACATGGACGGCGTAATCACCGAACTGGTAGGCCGCATGAGCGCCATGCACACCACCTACGCCAAAATGATCCTCAAAGAGCTCCCGGATATTGAGCTGGAATGGTTTTACCTGCTCAACATCATCAAATACAAAAAAGAAGCAAAAAAAACCGATATCATCAGCCTGGGACTGATGGAACAATCCACCGGCATCGATATCCTCAACAGGATGCATAAAAAAGGCTTTATCACAGAAAAAAACAACCCGGAAGACAAAAGGGCCAAACTGATCAGCATCACCGACAAAGGAAATACCCTGCTCAAAAAAATCGGCAGCTACCTGTATAAAGTGACTTACCTGTTGTACCATGATGTACAGGAAGAAGATAAACAGGCGCTGATACGCATTTTGGGCAGCTTACAGCACCGGCATCAGCAGGTATTGCTGGAAAACAAACACCGCAAAATAGATGAGGTGCTGCAACAGCTATACGGAAAAGATGCACCGGAGGAAGCGGCCGCCGCTTTCAGCAAACAGATAAAACAAAAGGAAAAGATAATGGCCTCCCAAAAAGGAGAGCAGGTAGACGATATCATTCGATCACTTTATAAATAACCTTATGCCCACCCGCGCGAATCATCCATCCATTCCGCAATATAGCCTGGAAGAATCGAGGCCCCTGCACCGCCAGCCGGAAGACACCACCACATTCGGATACAGCAATCTGGAAGAAGAGCTGAAAATAAAAGGTTTTGAGCTGTACTCCAGTGCGGGCGTACGTGCACAGATGGGGCCCCTCAAATCGGATTATTACCGTATTAGCATCTCTGTGCGGGGTGTCACAAAAATACAACTGGGGCTGGAAGACTTCACCCATGGCAATGGCACCATCAGCTTCACTTTCCCCGGACAGATATTCAGCAAACGCGGATTGAGCGATGATGCATTCGGATACTATCTGCTGTTTGAACCGGCTTTTCTGGAAGATACCATCGCACCAGACAGAATTCCTGCTGAATTTCCTTTTTTCGCCTATGCAGGAGTCCCTTTTATGCAACTGTTGCCGGCCGAACTGAATGCTGTCACCGGTTTTGTGGAACGTATCAATACAGAACTGCAGCAACACCACCACGGAAGAGATAAAGCCATACGGTTATATTTGTATCTGTTGCTCCTGGAGCTGAAACGCAGCTATCTCCGGCAGGAGCTGCACCAGACAATCCAGGATACCGCACATACCTACCTGGTGCCGCGGTATAAAAAACTGGTGAGTGAGCATTTTCTTACTAAAAGAAAAGTGGCCGACTATGCCACCCTGCTGGGGGTTACACCCAATCATCTGAACAGGGCTATCAGGGAAAGCACCGGCCACACGGCATCCGAGGCGATTACAGACATGTTGGTAAGAGAGGCCAAAGCCGCCTTACGATACTCCGATACTACCATTGCCGCCATATCTGATCAGCTTAGTTTCAGCGATCCTGCCGGCTTTAACCGCTTCTTCCGGGAAAAAACCGGACAAACACCTATGGCTTATCGTAAAAATGCAGCATTCAGTTAATATTATGCAGTATCCGGATAACAATGCTCTTCTTTTTATACCCCAATTTTACAGTCATAAAAATGAAGAAAATGTCCACCTTAGAAAACAAAAAAGTGATTATCGCCGGAGGTTCTTCCGGCATCGGACTGGCTACTGCCGCATTGCTCGTACAGGAAAAAGCAC is part of the Chitinophaga flava genome and encodes:
- a CDS encoding MarR family winged helix-turn-helix transcriptional regulator, translating into MSQLLELIAEWEAYSEHVGKPAVADFCEHYLRRHAKKKKEKTAIPAHDMDGVITELVGRMSAMHTTYAKMILKELPDIELEWFYLLNIIKYKKEAKKTDIISLGLMEQSTGIDILNRMHKKGFITEKNNPEDKRAKLISITDKGNTLLKKIGSYLYKVTYLLYHDVQEEDKQALIRILGSLQHRHQQVLLENKHRKIDEVLQQLYGKDAPEEAAAAFSKQIKQKEKIMASQKGEQVDDIIRSLYK
- a CDS encoding helix-turn-helix domain-containing protein, with protein sequence MPTRANHPSIPQYSLEESRPLHRQPEDTTTFGYSNLEEELKIKGFELYSSAGVRAQMGPLKSDYYRISISVRGVTKIQLGLEDFTHGNGTISFTFPGQIFSKRGLSDDAFGYYLLFEPAFLEDTIAPDRIPAEFPFFAYAGVPFMQLLPAELNAVTGFVERINTELQQHHHGRDKAIRLYLYLLLLELKRSYLRQELHQTIQDTAHTYLVPRYKKLVSEHFLTKRKVADYATLLGVTPNHLNRAIRESTGHTASEAITDMLVREAKAALRYSDTTIAAISDQLSFSDPAGFNRFFREKTGQTPMAYRKNAAFS